A DNA window from Apium graveolens cultivar Ventura unplaced genomic scaffold, ASM990537v1 ctg3334, whole genome shotgun sequence contains the following coding sequences:
- the LOC141701091 gene encoding uncharacterized protein LOC141701091: MPAGAPAPEDDCNINKNATIGHFLNKVAEQTNFDISILLLHGGKITEANYVLVSRVGDGSTISILTEPWLPCDSDRHTHTQSPAIEGKVVSTLLNEEHTQWDTDLIMDIFDDREANLILANPVHNRAADSWYRNKEKSGNYSVKSAYIVLQDSRNSGHSSNNLGFWRRMWNLKILAKIKHFLWSASTNCLPTKDRLRGKRVNVNVLCPMCNDESESTMHILTTCCFAMECFTNIGKLANVTGVNGFAEWLKSAFDHFHCKTLN; the protein is encoded by the exons ATGCCTGCAGGTGCTCCTGCTCCAGAAGATGATTGCAACATCAACAAGAATGCCACAATTGGACATTTTCTCAATAAAGTTGCAGAGCAGACAAACTTTGACATATCAATCTTGCTATTGCACGGTGGGAAGATTACAGAAGCAAATTATGTGTTGGTGTCAAG AGTGGGAGATGGAAGCACAATTAGTATTTTGACAGAACCATGGCTCCCATGCGATTCTGATCGTCATACTCATACTCAATCTCCAGCTATTGAAGGAAAGGTGGTTTCTACTCTGCTCAACGAGGAACATACTCAGTGGGACACTGACttgattatggatatatttgatGACAGAGAAGCCAACTTAATCCTGGCTAATCCTGTCCATAACAGAGCTGCAGACTCCTGGTATCGGAACAAGGAAAAATCTGGGAACTACTCAGTCAAGTCAGCCTATATAGTGCTTCAAGATTCTCGTAATTCTGGTCACTCAAGCAATAATTTAGGTTTTTGGAGACGGATGTGGAATTTAAAGATACTCGCAAAGATTAAACATTTCTTATGGAGTGCTTCGACCAATTGCCTCCCAACAAAAGACAGATTAAGAGGGAAAAGAGTAAATGTGAATGTGCTCTGTCCAATGTGCAATGATGAATCTGAATCCACTATGCATATCCTGACGACTTGCTGTTTTGCTATGGAATGTTTTACTAACATAGGTAAGCTAGCAAACGTGACTGGTGTTAATGGTTTTGCAGAATGGTTAAAATCAGCATTTGATCATTTTCATTGCAAGACACTCAACTGA
- the LOC141701090 gene encoding pentatricopeptide repeat-containing protein At1g59720, chloroplastic/mitochondrial-like: MALSVISPNIPSNSHSPPLHKHHKHHAYLLNLLAKSTSLSQLKQIQAHTLRTTCPNFPDTLFLNTRIFHVSSLHDLDYTFHLFSQFQNPNSFVWNTLIRACANNEGKKEEVFGLYKSMLCDGSVMPDKYTFPIVLKACAYLFSIFEGRQLHCHVWKLGFGLDGYVNNSLIHFYGSCGCLDEAQSVFREMRERSVVSWNVIIDVLVRMGGFDEAVKLFREMKMVFEPDGYGMQSMISACAGLKSLALGMWCHCYVLRKFSSEVGESILLNNALVDMYCKCGAVDIATQVFERMKKRDIHSWNSMILGFAMHGKAEAALECFDCLVEEEELVPNSITFTGVLAACNHRGLVVEGRRYFDIMVNEYNIQPVLEHYGSLVDLLGRAGHIDEALDIIANMPMKPDVVIWRSILDACSKKNGGLELSEEVARQIFESERVDCSGAYVLLSRVYAVANRWNEVGLIRNWMTNKGVKKEPGCSSIEMYGISHEFFAGDTSHSSTKEIYKLLDVIDKRLETIGYVPDVSQAPMIDEEELVDGKRHSLRLHSERLAIAYGLLNLPPGVPIRVFKNLRVCNDCHNVTKLISKIYNVDIIVRDRTRFHHFRNGSCSCMDYW; the protein is encoded by the coding sequence ATGGCACTTTCAGTAATTTCACCAAACATTCCCTCCAACTCACACTCTCCTCCACTTCACAAGCATCACAAACATCATGCTTATCTCCTCAATCTCTTGGCTAAATCAACTTCACTGTCTCAACTCAAACAAATCCAAGCCCATACACTTCGTACAACCTGTCCAAATTTCCCGGACACCCTGTTTCTCAACACCCGAATCTTCCATGTCTCTTCATTGCATGATCTTGACTACACTTTTCACCTTTTTTCGCAGTTTCAAAACCCCAATTCTTTTGTTTGGAACACCCTTATTCGCGCTTGCGCGAATAATGAGGGTAAGAAAGAAGAGGTGTTTGGTTTGTATAAGAGTATGTTGTGTGATGGAAGTGTAATGCCTGATAAGTACACATTTCCTATTGTTCTTAAGGCCTGTGCTTACCTGTTTTCGATATTTGAAGGGAGGCAGTTGCATTGTCATGTTTGGAAACTCGGGTTTGGGTTGGATGGTTATGTGAATAATAGTTTGATTCATTTCTATGGGTCTTGTGGATGTTTGGATGAGGCCCAGAGCGTGTTTAGGGAAATGAGAGAGAGGAGTGTAGTTTCTTGGAATGTTATTATTGATGTGCTTGTTCGAATGGGGGGGTTTGATGAGGCGGTGAAATTGTTTCGAGAAATGAAGATGGTGTTTGAGCCAGATGGGTATGGAATGCAGAGTATGATTAGCGCGTGTGCTGGTTTAAAGTCGTTGGCCTTAGGGATGTGGTGTCATTGTTATGTTTTGAGGAAGTTTAGTAGTGAGGTTGGTGAGTCGATTTTGTTGAACAATGCTTTGGTGGATATGTATTGTAAATGTGGTGCAGTGGATATTGCTACGCAGGTTTTTGAGAGGATGAAGAAGCGTGATATTCATTCGTGGAATTCGATGATTCTTGGATTTGCTATGCATGGTAAGGCTGAGGCAGCATTGGAATGTTTTGATTGTTTGGTTGAGGAGGAAGAATTAGTGCCTAACTCTATCACATTTACGGGGGTATTGGCTGCTTGTAATCATAGGGGTTTGGTTGTTGAAGGTCGCAGATATTTTGACATTATGGTTAATGAATACAATATTCAGCCTGTACTAGAGCACTATGGTAGCCTGGTTGATCTTCTTGGTCGGGCTGGACACATTGATGAAGCTCTTGATATTATTGCAAACATGCCCATGAAACCTGATGTTGTAATCTGGAGAAGCATCCTTGATGCTTGTTCCAAGAAAAATGGAGGTCTAGAGCTAAGTGAAGAAGTGGCAAGGCAGATCTTTGAATCTGAACGTGTTGATTGTAGTGGTGCATATGTGCTTCTTTCAAGAGTCTATGCAGTAGCTAATCGGTGGAATGAGGTTGGTTTGATAAGAAACTGGATGACTAATAAGGGAGTGAAGAAAGAGCCTGGTTGTAGCTCAATAGAGATGTATGGTATTTCTCACGAGTTCTTTGCTGGAGACACATCTCACTCAAGTACTAAAGAAATATACAAACTGCTTGATGTCATAGACAAACGACTGGAGACAATAGGGTATGTCCCTGATGTTTCCCAAGCACCAATGATAGATGAAGAGGAACTTGTAGATGGCAAAAGACATTCACTTAGGCTGCACAGTGAAAGACTTGCCATTGCTTATGGGCTCTTAAATTTGCCCCCGGGAGTGCCAATACGTGTGTTTAAGAACCTTAGAGTCTGCAATGATTGTCACAACGTGACCAAGCTAATTTCCAAAATTTATAATGTGGATATAATTGTCAGAGACCGTACTCGATTTCATCATTTCAGGAACGGGTCATGCTCATGTATGGACTATTGGTGA